GGGTGTAATGGTAGGACGTTGGGCAATTGGGAATCCGTGGATTTTTCATCAAATTCGGCAGGCTTTGCAGTCCAAACCGATCGTTCCAGTTCCTTTAGTAGAGGTACGTAACTATATCGATCGCTTGTGGAAAACCCCCACAGTGGCAACTATACCTATGCAATCGCGCTTGGGCTACCTTAAAATGTACCTCAACTACATTGCGCTAAGTGTTGACGCGAATGGTCATTTTCTGCGACAGATGCGACAGTCCTCTACCGAAGCAGAACTGTTTAACCTGTGCGATCGCGTTCTTCTTGCCGATAAACACGAGAACTTTAGCTCAGCACCTTACTCAGTACTATAACTATTGAAACAGATTAAATATGAACTTAGGACTGGACTTATTTGAATGAATTCCGCCCTTAAGTAGGTAACTCCAGTATGGTTAAAGCCAAAACTTTGACTTCCGAGCCAGCTACGTAGTGAGAGCAGATCCCTCAGTTTCAGGTGACTCAATACTGCCTTGTTGATTCGTAGACATAGCAGTAAAGTTATACTATGCCAAAAATCTCAGATTGTGAGGGACAATTGGGTTGTGGTGTTGGGGCAAGATATATCGGAGAGGAACTGGTTAAAAGTTTGTGGTTAATTAACTTTTTTGGTTGATTACTTTGTCCTGGTGTCACAGACAAAGATTGCGAGATTGATGGTATTTTATTTTTGCACACACTCGGTTATCCCAATCGCGATACAAGCTATGACACTCAATTTATATTTACTGCGACATGGAGAAACTACTTTTAGTCAAAGTGGTAATTTCTGCGGTGAAACTGATGCGGAGTTGACTTCTTATGGGATGCAGATGGCAGAGAACTTTGCCGAGGTTTATCAAAAATTGAAGTGGGAAGCGGTTTATGTTAGCCCAATGAAGCGCACAATTGCAACTGCCAAGCCATTTTGTGATGCTATCGGTATGGATATGCAGTTACGTGACGGACTGAGAGAGGGTAGTTACGGCGAATGGGAAACTTTGAGTAAATCCTTTGTCCAAGAAAATTACCCAGAAAACTATGTAAAATGGTTGACAGAACCCGCTTGGAATGCGCCCAAAGGTGGAGAAACTGCGGTAGATATTGCTAACCGTTCTCTGCCTGTAATTGCTGAAATTCAAGAAAAGCATCCCCAAGGTAATGTTTTAGTAGTTTCCCATAAAGCCACGATTCGGATTATGCTTTGCAGTTTACTGGGAATTGATTTGGGGCGCTATCGCTATCGGGTGAATATTTTGGTCGCGTCAGTCAGTATGGTTAAATTTGACGTTCATGGCCCTTTGTTAGAAATATTAGGCGATCGCCATCATCTAAGCGATCATCTTCGCTCTCGTCCGGGAACATAATAGGCATTGAGCCGAGATAAGTGCAGTCAGAGGAAATAGAGCCAACCCCTTTGAAGCATGGATGTTGGCAAATGGCTATTCTCAGGAAATCATCGACCAAATCTATCAAATCATCGACAGTTGGCTTGTACTGACCTTTCACTCTGTCCAAGCCTCGGAGCATTTTGTAAATGTGGTTGATAGAGCAACGGCGATCGCTCGGTACTCTACTTTGATTTTGGTAATAAGAAATTTTATACTTTTTATTCTCAAGGGACTCTATTTTAGAAATAAACCTTTTAATATGGTCGTATTCACCCCTAGCTATTTAGCCTAGAGTCAGTAGTAAGATTTTCTGCTCTTGAGATGATTGAATCTAGAAATGAAGTGAAAATCCGCTTAGCACAGGCAGAAGATAAAGAAGCTGTACTCGCTTTTTGCGAACATACTTGGGAAGACAGGGAAGATTACATTCATCGGGTTTGGGGTAAGTGGTTAGCAGATGAAAATGGTAAGATTTTTGTAGCTGTCATGGATAGTCAACCCGTGGCAATGATACGACTTGTCTTGATGTCGGAACGGGAAGCATGGTGGGAAGGCTTGCGGGTAGACCCCCGATATCGAAAACGCGGTTTGGTCAAGGTTTTAGAAGCATCGGTAGAAAGATATTTGGCTGAGGCAAATGTTAGTATCTCGCGCAGTGCCGTTCTTGCCAATAACGCGCTTATGAACGACATCATGGTACGGCGAGATCGTCAAAAAGTTGGTTGCTATTTTGACTACGTAGCTCCTAGTATAAATTCTTCATCCGGTCAGTTAAAAAAGTTAGAAATTTCTGATTTTGATTCTCTCAGTAAATTAATAACCATTTACCCTCACGATGAGCGAGAAGTTTGTCTGTATATCAATCGTGGTGCCAAGTGGCAGGAACTGACAGCGCAACAGTTAACACAGCGCCTTAAATCCGGTCAAGTATGGGGTTTAAAGCAGAACGATTGTTGCCAAAGTATGGCTATTCAAAGCTATCTCGAAGGTTCTAACAAAACCTTATGGATAGGTTTTGCTACAGGCGACAATGAAAGCTTACCGACTTTACTGCACGAGTTGCGCCAACTGGCATACTGTATGGGTTACCAAACAGTTAGCGGAATGTTCCCTCAAAACTCCTTTATACTTGATTCACTTGCAAGAGCTGGTTACCAAAAAGTTGAGTCTGAAGAGCTTTGGCTGTATGAATGGTGACGAATGACTTTCAATAAGTGCGATCGTCAATGTTTTGGACACTCCCGACTTAAGACAAGTTGCCCCGAACTCAGTCGATACACGCCCAGTGGTTCTACAATTGGATCTCCCTTTTGCCAAGGACGCGATGCATTCTCAGTTTGTACGTTACGGACATCTCCCGTGGGATAAGATGAAACTGAGGCATCCCCAGGACGGTTGGGTAAACCGCCAGCACCCGTGATGGTGAAGCTCCCTTCAGATTTTTGATCACTGCGGGCAATGCAGCTATTGGCAATGAGGGCGTTGGTGTCAATGGGAGTTTGCGATAACTCGCTGAGGTTGTTTTGAATGGAGCTAGTATCGGGGATAAAGATATTTCCGGATGCGATCGCGCCTGTTGCGTTGACATCTACGCGATTGTTTCCATCAAGTTTTTCCAGATTGATACCTCTTGATGCAGCTTGATAGCCAGAACCAAAAAAAGCTCTTGTGTTGAGGGTAATATTGCCACCTCTGCCATCACGGGCAAAGGCGAGGATGTCGCTGTCATCAAAGGCAATGATGGAGTTAGCAGTGATGATAATATTTCCCCCCTGGTTTTGACCACTAGCAACATCTGTTCTAATATCACTGTCATTACGCAAGCGAATGTCTTTTGCAGCGATCGCAATTTTGCCTCCTGAAGACCGAGCAGATGTAGCTGAGATAATTCCTTTATTAACTTGCAGATTTTCACGAAGTGTTCTACAGGCGATCGCAAAAGATGTTGAGCTTGAAGACAGTCGTGAATATACCGAACCAGTAGTAGGCGCGTGGACTTTTGAGCCTGAGCCAGAACCAGACGATTGTGAAGATGATACGGCAGATGTGCCACCTGTTCTGTTGTTGATTGAAACCTTGCAAAAAGCCTCATCCTGGCAAGAAATTTCTCTGGCTTTGAAGAACTATGGCTCGTACAAACAGCTTGCATGGGACGCATTAACACCATTAGAGAAGAAACGAATCACAGCCCTAACCCCAACTGAAGTCAGGAAGCTAGGTGAGGCAAAGAAAGTTGGTAAAATTATCGATATATGCTTTAATGCCTGCATCTAAATCTTGCAACGCTGCTTCCATACTGGGGTAACAAGATTTACCTTCGTAAACAGTACCACCATAACTGTAAGCTCTTACCCAGGACTTAATCTGTTGATTTTCCCCAATTTCAATCCAACCAAGTTCATCCACAAAATGACACACATTTGGGTATTTTTCTTCAAAAAATTTGGACTTTGGCATTTGTCAACAAGAAAATTAAATAATTATTGGAATATAAACAAGACTACCGAAAATTCTGCTACAACGTTCGCTTGTCGATTTTAATAGCGGTTTATCTCAAAATCTTATATAGTACATAATTACTGATTAAGAACTGTTATTGCCCGTGTACTGTGTATGCAACGCCCAAAAAACAATGTCTACTCTACCCAACTCCCAACAACAACCCAACGCAACTCCCAAGTACGAAACAATAACGGGAGTGGTAGAGCGCTTGACTTATTATTCTCAGGAGTCAGGTTACACTGTGGCAAGGATGAAGTGCAGTGGAATGTCAGAACTAACGACAATTACTGGTAACTTTGCTGACATTCAACCGGGTCAAACGCTGCAATTGACTGGTTTTTGGCGCGAGCACCCACAGTACGGCGCTCAATTCCAAGTCACTCAATACAAAGAAACCAAGCCTGCCACTTTAACCGGAATGGAAAAGTACTTGGGCAGTGGTCTCATCAAAGGTGTTGGTCCCGTCACTGCCAGACGCATTGTGACTCACTTTGGTTTGGAAACTCTCGACATCATTGAAAACCAAATCCATCGCCTCACGCCCGGTAAAAGGCATTGCCAAAAAAGTTATTAATTCTTAAAGAAATTGAATCAAAAATACCGATTTCAATGCCTTACTGGGAGAAGTTCATACCCTACAATAAGTAGTTAGGCAAAATTATTTATGTCATTGTGAGCGAAATGAAATGTAGCGAAGCCATCTCCAAAGCCTTGCGTTCGCTTTATTTTGCTTCGCTTCATTCGCCACGCTCGATGTATATTTAATTTGGCATTAGTACTTAATTCAACGCTTAATTTGGTTGGGTTACTTAGCAAAATAGACTACTTGACTCTACCTTGAAAAAATTTTTTGTTTAGGAGAAAGAATTGTGTTTAACATCTATTCCCGACGTCAAATTTTGAAGGTTGGTGGAGGCACCCTTGTAGGAGCCACTGCTGTAGGAAGCTTTCCACTTATTCGTACTCTGGCTGCTGGCAGACCTAAAACCGTACTGAGATTTCAGTTTACTATTGAGGGTGGGGAGAAAGGTTCCTTTGATTTCAACACAGCTACTGTACCCACTGATGCACTAGGAGATTTTGGTAGAGAGTTTTCATACTTTAACGCTGTTTCTGATTTCTCTTTTTCAGGACGAGATAGGGATTTGAAAAAGGAGAATGCTGGTTGGAAAGTCGTCCCTGGTCTTAAAGCTGAATTTCTCGGTCTTCCGTCTGGAACTCCTGGAGTTCTTAGCGGTGTTAATTATCCAGATGGGTGTTCAACAGGAACAGCCAATGCCTGTTCAATTACTGTTGCTGTTCTCTACTTAGGTAATCTCACAGAACTTCCTAAACTTTCTACTGACCCGAATGACTACCAACTCATTGGCATTGACTTAATCGATACCACCACTGGACAGCTCAATCGTATTGATGCTATTGACAGCAAAGTCATTGCTCTACCTGACAAAGTAGGCAATTAGATTTCACCTCTAATATGCTGCAAGATATCGATTCAGGAGCGATAAGCACTCTTTCGGCTTGCGCCGAAGCGATCGCATTATTCTTTATAAAAATTCAAGATATTTTGAAAGCTTAGTAAAAGATTCGATTGACGGACTTACATAATATATTTGATACTTTTGTGAGGAAGTTGTGAGACTCCTGTTGGTACTGAGCCGAGATAGGTGTAAAAATATGCTTCGTATACTTAGAAACTTGGTAACAATACAGTTATTGCGCGAGCGCGAGCGTACTGTTCCGTAATGCCCAACCATGCGATGATATGACAAAGTGAATAAGTTCGTGGGAACGATGTCTATTGACAAAAAGGAATTGGTAAATCGAGTCTCTAAGCGCGTTATCAAAGGAACTGGCACGGTAGAAGAAATCATTGACGCCACTATAGAAGAAATTTACGAATCCCTCAAGCAAGGTGAAAGCGTCTCAATACGAAACTTTGGCACTTTTTACGTCAGGGCTTCGCTTTGAAAACTGGGTCTTCAAATTCAATCCCGGACAAAGACTGCGTTCGTTATTTGGCTGGTCGTCTACCTACAAAGGACAATAGAAGGACGCGATTAAGTGCGTCGCCTCCTGGTTGACGTG
This genomic interval from Scytonema hofmannii PCC 7110 contains the following:
- a CDS encoding histidine phosphatase family protein yields the protein MTLNLYLLRHGETTFSQSGNFCGETDAELTSYGMQMAENFAEVYQKLKWEAVYVSPMKRTIATAKPFCDAIGMDMQLRDGLREGSYGEWETLSKSFVQENYPENYVKWLTEPAWNAPKGGETAVDIANRSLPVIAEIQEKHPQGNVLVVSHKATIRIMLCSLLGIDLGRYRYRVNILVASVSMVKFDVHGPLLEILGDRHHLSDHLRSRPGT
- a CDS encoding GNAT family N-acetyltransferase, with product MIESRNEVKIRLAQAEDKEAVLAFCEHTWEDREDYIHRVWGKWLADENGKIFVAVMDSQPVAMIRLVLMSEREAWWEGLRVDPRYRKRGLVKVLEASVERYLAEANVSISRSAVLANNALMNDIMVRRDRQKVGCYFDYVAPSINSSSGQLKKLEISDFDSLSKLITIYPHDEREVCLYINRGAKWQELTAQQLTQRLKSGQVWGLKQNDCCQSMAIQSYLEGSNKTLWIGFATGDNESLPTLLHELRQLAYCMGYQTVSGMFPQNSFILDSLARAGYQKVESEELWLYEW
- a CDS encoding S-layer family protein; amino-acid sequence: MRNDSDIRTDVASGQNQGGNIIITANSIIAFDDSDILAFARDGRGGNITLNTRAFFGSGYQAASRGINLEKLDGNNRVDVNATGAIASGNIFIPDTSSIQNNLSELSQTPIDTNALIANSCIARSDQKSEGSFTITGAGGLPNRPGDASVSSYPTGDVRNVQTENASRPWQKGDPIVEPLGVYRLSSGQLVLSRECPKH
- a CDS encoding HU family DNA-binding protein; amino-acid sequence: MSIDKKELVNRVSKRVIKGTGTVEEIIDATIEEIYESLKQGESVSIRNFGTFYVRASL